GTTTGTCATCGCCCTGATTTCTGCTTTATTAAGCGGCTTTGTTCAGGCGAAATTCAGCGGCATCTGGTTCGGCGGTCTCTCTGGCGTGGTCTATGCGCTGATGGGCTATTGCTGGCTGCGCGGCGAGCGCGATCCCGAAAGCGGGATTTTCCTTGAGCGCGGACTCATGGCTTTCGCTATTCTGTGGCTGATTATGGGTTATTTCGATATGTTCGGCCTGGCCATCGCCAACGGTGCGCATCTGGCAGGATTGCTGGTGGGCTTAGCCATGGCTTTTGTTGATACCCGTCATCGCCGTCGCGCCTGATCGGCGGCCTGTAACACAATAAGAACAACGGGTTTTGAGGAGATTTACGTGAAGCAGACGCAACGTCATGACGCTATCATCGATCTGGTGCGTCGGCAGGGATATGTCAGTACCGAAGAGCTGGTTGAGCACTTTGATGTCAGTCCACAAACCATCCGTCGCGATCTCAACGATCTGGCGGATCAGAACAAAATCCAGCGTCATCACGGCGGCGCAGCGCTGCCTTCAACGTCAGAAAACACCGCCTGGCAGGATCGTAAAATGATGTGGTCAGCGGAAAAAGCGCGCATTGCGCAGCGAGTCGCCAGCCAGATCCCGGATGGCGCGACGCTGTTTATCGATATTGGCACCACGCCGGAAGCGGTGGCGCATGCGCTGATGAATCACAACGATCTGCGCATTGTCACCAATAACCTCAACGTCGCTATGCTGCTGATGTCGAAGCCCGATTTTAGGCTGATCATTGCCGGTGGTGAAGTACGCACGCGCGATGGCGGCATCATGGGAGAAGCGACGCTCGATTTCATCTCCCAGTTCCGTCTCGACTACGGCATTTTAGGCATCAGCGGCATCGACATGGATGGCTCGTTGCTGGAGTTCGACTATCACGAAGTGCGCACTAAGCGGGCAATTATCGACAATTCGCGCTGCGTGATGTTGGTTACTGATCATTCGAAGTTTGGCCGCAACGCCATGGTCAATCTCGGCAACATGAGCCTGGTAGACTATCTGTTTACCGATCAGGCGCCGCCCGCCAGCGTGATGAAAGTCATCGAACAGCATGAGGTTCACCTCGAGCTCTGTTAAGCCTGGCTGACGCTCATCCCCATCAGGTGCAGCAGTTGCTGTGCCTGCTGGACCGCTTCCTGACGATGCGCCACACCGAGTTTCTGATAAAGGTTGCGGATATGCGTTTTGATGGTGGTTTGCGCCACCGCCAGTTCGCCTGCGATTTGGTCGTTACTGTAACCGGAATAGATCAAACCTAAAACCTGCCACTCACGCTGGGTCAGCGGGCTGGTACGAATCAGCTCCGGCACCTGTGGATGGGTCAGCAGGCGATGCACAAAGCCTTCGTCGAAATGCGCAAATTTATGCCGGTGATGCTGATTAATGTCACGCAGGATGCGGTTCGCGCGATGCTGCTCCAGTTCCGGCAGCGCATTCAATTGCAGCAACTGTCGCAGCTGCTGCGCCATCGCTTCGCCTTCAATCACAAAATGACTGACAAAACCGGTGCGGTTTGCCAGCGACAGCGCCTCAATCAGCGCCTGCTGTGCCGCCGTTTTGCGATCGGTTTGCCAGTAAAGCAGGTTAAGCAGCAACAGGTTACGATTGAGATCGCTGACCAGTCGCAGACGCCGTGCGCTCTCATTTAACCGATCGAGCACCGCTTCCGCCGCGGCATAATCGCCGAGCAGAATCTGCGCGCGAGCAATGTTGCGCCACTGTCCCTGCATAAAATGATTATCGGCCTGCGCCGGTTTCCGCGTCTGTTGTAGCCAGCTCGCTGCCGCGGATTTGTCGTCGGTCATTTGCCAGTAGATCAGCCGCGGTTTATCGGCATTGGTCACCCAGTCGCTGTGATACTGGCCGTTGCTCAGCAGATTTTCGCAACGGATCAGGTGGCGGCGGGCATTATCCAGATCGCCACGTGCCAGCGCGCATTTGGCAAGCATCGCCAGACACTGCAGCTGCTGTTGCGGATGGAAGTTTTCCAGCACTAACAAACCCTGACGCGCGGCGGCTTCTGCCT
The sequence above is drawn from the Duffyella gerundensis genome and encodes:
- a CDS encoding DeoR/GlpR family transcriptional regulator yields the protein MKQTQRHDAIIDLVRRQGYVSTEELVEHFDVSPQTIRRDLNDLADQNKIQRHHGGAALPSTSENTAWQDRKMMWSAEKARIAQRVASQIPDGATLFIDIGTTPEAVAHALMNHNDLRIVTNNLNVAMLLMSKPDFRLIIAGGEVRTRDGGIMGEATLDFISQFRLDYGILGISGIDMDGSLLEFDYHEVRTKRAIIDNSRCVMLVTDHSKFGRNAMVNLGNMSLVDYLFTDQAPPASVMKVIEQHEVHLELC